The window ATCCGGACGTTATCGACGGAGATGACCGCCATATCCTCCGGCACGCGGAGACCCGCGTCTTGAATCGCGTGAATGGCGCCGATCGCCATCTCGTCGGTCGCCGCGAAGATCGCCGTCGGCCGATCCGGCAGTTGGAGGAAATACTCCATCGTATCGAGCCCCGCTTCATAGCGGTAGTTGCCGACGCGAACGTGCGATTCCCGGAACGGGATGCCCGCTTCTTCGATCGCGCGCTTATACCCTTGATAACGCGCGAAGCCGTTCGACGGATCCTGCAAGCTGCCGCTGATCATGCCGATATTGCGATGGCCGTGCTCGATCAATACCTTCACGGCGTCGTAAGCGGCCGCTTCGTGATCGATGTCGACGGACGGAATGACGCGGTTCGCGTCGGTCGTCGCGCACAACACGATCGGTACCGACGTCCGGAACGCTTCGATATGCTCGTCCGTCACGACGCCGCCCATGAACAGCAGCCCGTCGACCTGTTTCTCCAACAGCGTGTTGATCACGCGGATTTCCTTGTCCTTCTTCTTGTCGGAGTTGCAGAGAATCATATTGTAGTGATACATGTTCGCGATATCTTCGATGCCGCGTACGACCTCGGAATACATCGTGTTCGAAATATCGGGAATCACGACGCCGACCGTCGTCGTCTTCTTGCTGGCCAATCCGCGGGCTACCGCATTCGGCCGGTACCCCAGCCTCTCGATCGCTTCGAACACTTTCTTCCGGGTTTGCGGCTTGACGTTCGGGTTGTTGTTCACAACGCGCGAGACCGTCGCCATCGACACCCCGGCTTCCCGAGCCACGTCGTAAATTGTCACTGTCACGAGCATTCTCTCCAATAATGAATATTTGTAGATATGAACAGCGGGTAGTAGACTATTCCTCGGTAACACGGAAACTCGAGATCCATTCAAACTGTAAATGGATATAATAAAATATGATACGACAATTTTTTACTTTACGCAACGATAGCGGCCGAAAGGCCCCGGAAAACAAAAAAACCTCCGAAGAGGTTTGGGGGAAATCGACGGGAAACGACCTACGTGGGGATGCTGGCCTTCGCGATTTGCGAGAGGCGGTCTTGAATTTCCTCCGACCACGGTTCGTCGCCGAGCGATTGCGCCAGAAGCATCAAGTCCAACAGTTGATTGACGCGTTCCTTCACGATTTGTTCCACCGGAACGTTCGCTCGTTCTCTCTTTGTCGCTTCGTGAAGCAGAAACGCCAGTTCATTCGACTCGTTAAAGCGAATATGTTGTTTTTCGGGATTACGGCCGAGTCGTCGAATCAACGAACTCAGCTCCTGTTTTACGTCCTGCAGCACTTCGCTGCGTTCGCAGCCGCCGCAAGAGTAAATCGGAACGTTCTCGATTTTCACTTTGTTCGAGAAGATGACCGTTCGCAGCCGAATGGACATCGTCTGTCCGCAGACGCAATATTTCTCCAATCCGAGCCCTCCTAAGAGCCATGGCAAACTCGCTCACGCTTTCGTGCCTCTTTACGTATTCGAGGAACGTCGCGCAACTCCTTCCGCCTCGCTCTTAGAAGTTCTTGGAATCGTTGCCCGCGCCGGATTACCGTTCCGCCAACGCGTCGCAGAACGCCTTGGCGTACGGCGGAAGATCCGGCGGACGGCGGCTCGAGACGATGTGCCCGTCGACGACGACGGCCTCGTCGCGCCAGATCGCTCCCGCGTTCTCCATATCGTCGCGGATGCCCGGCGTCGAGGTGACGTTCCGCCCGTTCAAAATTTTCGCGGAGACGAGCACCCAGCCCGCGTGGCAGATTTGACCGATCGGCCGCTTCAGTTCGTCCATCCGGCGCACCATCGCGAGCACTTCCGGATACCGGCGCAGCTTGTCGGGCGCCCAGCCGCCCGGCACTAACAGCCCGGCGAACTCGTCGATGTTCACGTCGTCGAACGCAACGTCGGACGTCGCGGGCACGCCGTATTTCCCGGTGTAGGCGAAGCCCTTCTTCGCGCCGGCCACGACGACCTCCGCCCCTTCCTCCCGAACGCGATAGATCGGGTACCACAACTCTAAATCCTCGAATTCCTCGTCTACGAGGCTAAGCACCTTTTTCCCGGATAACCGCATGATTTTTCTTCCTTTCCATTTCGAAAATGATCCCGCGCCTACGTCGCGCAACCGCAACCCATGCCGAGCCGTTCGAGCGCCTCTCGGATGTCTCGGCTCGTCTTGAGCTTCGACAGCTCGGCCCAGTGCGCCGCGGAACGGGCGGCGGACGCCTTCAGCAGCTCGCTCTTGAGCGGCAGCATCAAGCCCGACGCCATGCTCAGCTCTCTTACGCCTAACCCGAGCCAAATCGGCAGCGCGAGCGGATCGCCGGCCATCTCGCCGCAGACGCTGACGCCGATGCCCGCGTGCTGCGCCGCGGCGACCGTCGTCTGGATCATCCGGATGACGGCCGGGTGGAACGGATCGTACAACGATGCGACATGCTCGTTCAGACGGTCCGCCGCAAGAATGTACTGCGTCAGATCGTTCGTGCCGATGCTGAAGAAGTCGACCTCGGAAGCGAGCAGATCGGCGACGATCGCGGCGGCCGGCACCTCGACCATCATGCCCACGCGCATATGCTCGTCGTACGGCTGCCGCTCCGCGCGCAGCTCCGCCTTCGCTTCGTCGAAGATGCGTTTGGCCGCGCGGAATTGTTCGACCGACTGAATCATCGGGAACATGACGCGGACGGTGCCGCAGGCGCCCGCGCGGAGAATGGCCCGCAGCTGCGTCTTGAACGTGTGCGGCTGCGCCAGCGAAATCCGAATCGACCGGAAGCCCAGCACCGGATTCTCTTCTTCCGGAACGTTCGCGTATTCCAGCTGCTTGTCGCCCCCGACGTCGAGCGTCCGGATCGTCAGCGGTTTGCCTTCCAGCAAGGAGGCGGCTTGGCAATAAATCTCGTATTGCTCCTGCTCCGTCGGATACGTCTCCCGGTCCATGTAGATGAACTCGGTCCGGAACAACCCGACGCCTTCCGCGCCGCCCTCGAGCGCCGCCTCGAGATCGCGCAGCGACGCGATGTTGGCGAACAGCGACATGCGAAGGCCGTCCGTCGTCACGGTCGGCAGCGTCGCAAGCGACTGCAGGCGCTCCAGCACGCGAACCTCGCTCTCGCGCAGCTCCGAATACCGCTGGATTTCGGCATCCGGCGGATTGACGAGCACGATGCCCGCTTTGCCGTCGATCACGAGGACGTCGCCCGTCTGAATCGGCTCGACCAGCTTGCCCTCCAGCCCGAGGACGAGCGGAATGTTGAGCGCCCGCGCCATGATCGCGGTATGGGACGTGCTGCCCCCCGCCATCGTCACGATGCCGAGCACGTGATTCGGATTCAGGTGAACGAGCTGGGACGGCGACACTTCCTTCGCGACGAGGATGAACGGCTTGTTGTCCGTCGGCAGCTTCACGTCCGGCGTGCCGATCAAGTGCTTCAGGAGACGATTGCCGACGTCCTTGATGTCGAGCGCGCGCTCCTTCATATATTGATCGTCGAGCAGATCGAACATGTTGACGAATTTGTCGATGACTTCTTTCACCGCCACCTCCGCCGCCTTGTATTGCCGCTGGATGATGCCTTGGATCTCGTTCATGAAGACGGGATCGTCCAGTATGGCCAGGTGCGCGTCGAAGATGTTCGATTCCTGCTCGCCGATGTAACCCGAGATTTCCTGTTTGATCGACGTGATTTCTTGCTTGGAGTGGCGAATGCCCTCGTACAGCCGTTCGAATTCGGCCGCGAGATCGGTGACGTCCTTCTTGTTTTCGGGAACGTCCCACTCCCAATGCGGCAGAACGAAAGCTTTGCCGATCGCGATGCCGGACGAGGCACCCGTGCCCTGTAGGTTACGCGCGGTTGACATCGGACGGATCCTCCTTTAGCGTGACTGACATGACCGAAGCCTGACCCTTGCGAACGGCCTTGAACGGAGCGTAGCTCCACGACTTGACCCGCGCCGGATTCGTGACGACCATCGGCGTCGCGATCGACTTCGCGTGCTTGCGCAGCTTCGTCAGATCGAACGTGATCAGCAGCTGCCCCGGCTGCACCGTTTCGCCCTCGGTAACATGCGCCTCGAACGGTTCGTTCGGCACCTGCGACGAATCGATGCCGATATGGAGCAGCACTTCAAGCCCTTCCGCGGTGACGATGCCGATCGCGTGGGCCGTCGGGAACAGGGTGGATATCTTCCCGGCCACCGGCGCGACGAGCTCTCCGCGTTCCGGCAGGAAGGCGGCCCCGTCGCCGACGATCTTCCCGGCGAACACCGGATCGGGCACGTCCTCGAGCGGAATCATGCGTCCCGCGACCGGCGAGCGGAACGGGACGACGCGCGGATCCTTGCGGATCGTCTTCATGATTTCCTCGCGGATGAGCTCGGAGAACGTGCCGAAGACGACC is drawn from Paenibacillus antri and contains these coding sequences:
- the ccpA gene encoding catabolite control protein A, which codes for MTVTIYDVAREAGVSMATVSRVVNNNPNVKPQTRKKVFEAIERLGYRPNAVARGLASKKTTTVGVVIPDISNTMYSEVVRGIEDIANMYHYNMILCNSDKKKDKEIRVINTLLEKQVDGLLFMGGVVTDEHIEAFRTSVPIVLCATTDANRVIPSVDIDHEAAAYDAVKVLIEHGHRNIGMISGSLQDPSNGFARYQGYKRAIEEAGIPFRESHVRVGNYRYEAGLDTMEYFLQLPDRPTAIFAATDEMAIGAIHAIQDAGLRVPEDMAVISVDNVRMASMVRPQLSTVAQPMYDIGAVSMRLLTKLMKKEPVSNPVVVLPHETIMRKSVAHI
- a CDS encoding type 1 glutamine amidotransferase domain-containing protein → MRLSGKKVLSLVDEEFEDLELWYPIYRVREEGAEVVVAGAKKGFAYTGKYGVPATSDVAFDDVNIDEFAGLLVPGGWAPDKLRRYPEVLAMVRRMDELKRPIGQICHAGWVLVSAKILNGRNVTSTPGIRDDMENAGAIWRDEAVVVDGHIVSSRRPPDLPPYAKAFCDALAER
- the ptsP gene encoding phosphoenolpyruvate--protein phosphotransferase, yielding MSTARNLQGTGASSGIAIGKAFVLPHWEWDVPENKKDVTDLAAEFERLYEGIRHSKQEITSIKQEISGYIGEQESNIFDAHLAILDDPVFMNEIQGIIQRQYKAAEVAVKEVIDKFVNMFDLLDDQYMKERALDIKDVGNRLLKHLIGTPDVKLPTDNKPFILVAKEVSPSQLVHLNPNHVLGIVTMAGGSTSHTAIMARALNIPLVLGLEGKLVEPIQTGDVLVIDGKAGIVLVNPPDAEIQRYSELRESEVRVLERLQSLATLPTVTTDGLRMSLFANIASLRDLEAALEGGAEGVGLFRTEFIYMDRETYPTEQEQYEIYCQAASLLEGKPLTIRTLDVGGDKQLEYANVPEEENPVLGFRSIRISLAQPHTFKTQLRAILRAGACGTVRVMFPMIQSVEQFRAAKRIFDEAKAELRAERQPYDEHMRVGMMVEVPAAAIVADLLASEVDFFSIGTNDLTQYILAADRLNEHVASLYDPFHPAVIRMIQTTVAAAQHAGIGVSVCGEMAGDPLALPIWLGLGVRELSMASGLMLPLKSELLKASAARSAAHWAELSKLKTSRDIREALERLGMGCGCAT